From Xylocopa sonorina isolate GNS202 chromosome 2, iyXylSono1_principal, whole genome shotgun sequence, a single genomic window includes:
- the Ec gene encoding ubiquitin specific peptidase echinus isoform X1: MASIMGLQQPAASQDTVDYAGYLQTTQCHQIHGSQPNGQIQSAQKSPSNDHNTSFTSTKGLLNGPGQNNCFLNSAVQVLWHLDIFRRSFRELSGHACMRESCIFCALKDLFSQLQFSQESALPPDTLRRALAKSFLDQQRFQLGFMDDAAECFENILLRIHLHIASGEAEDMCSARHCVPHQKFAMTLVEQSVCGACGATSEPLPFTQMVHYVSASALTSQARQTPPNSRNSPDLFGQLLRKAGGMGDIRDCPSSCGAKIQICRTLMNRPEIVSVGVVWDSERPSLEHIMDVFATVGTSLRLSDVFHSVVDSRWGASTVHNLVGVVTYYGKHYSTFFFHTKLKLWIYFDDATVKEIGPRWEQVVEKCRRGRYQPLLLLYATPGGTPVNTENAPKTVTPFPNGNGLKTPPKNNVRRSITPSPEKPSINSTARRAITPNPDSPPHSYTQRRIYSDYQNLTDIQNNIFANQGVDTVDGEAESKYISRRAVENVMQQQKKQQMQLTRSLSAGSTPQDAISIPDHLNVPRRRDSGNWSGDRNSASSSSSTTMDNPYLYIVNKMQRNSGVPKSPTSKSGELSSSSSGHYDAGYDSYSLSSTDSLPLQQGLKHNLQLAQIPEGYQASSGDDCERLCKETDALLDKSRAAEDAGDLSTAVALCSAASSKARAAMDAPYNNPHTITIARMKHNTCVMRTRSLHRRMLQEQATANGEKEEGAPEGRHSRENSKSGQHSRQSSRDKGNHSRQNSRELLVSAPATTSDKPTTKSIEIYATLPKKKTLRSKATAVNVIEDEEYMLYDRPMQRTGLFSRTKRCDDDKKDKKRARSEERNKNISKDFSIAPSRSSPSPKGAKVEKTKENLDTVTSNTRNSQSSNTNGEQKQGKKQHKIRRKLLMGGLIKRKNRSMPDLREGQDGQANASVEGASNTLPKQSVDDSSVGLKGNEVCQSLSGYLSEGHLEFTGNSNGSPGNTSNPNLERSRLMRKSFHGSAGKVLHVAKVPPPPPLRTTSQLSKSKCSGEVHNEQQSEKSAYPASESQCASNPPQEQNGNYWNHMNATNSSANATRAANYADYSSESHSLPFLPTYSMEQNSGNASSSCPSNYNSKPRIQDDVVQYANGILYEPTFVVTRADVHNEQSPVKQPTQVDSLPPYPENGNVSHSRQPSEDFPPPPYPSIHSVSHSRQASEDFPPPPPPIDETSNHVQDSQQQYQYQYQQQQYQQQYQQQQQQQQSQQQQQQTNAAMQQRQQQLDSQHISTLLSQLQMKRDQILTSEGAREEKRPEDQEGEEKSSGETWLRELQAKQAERRMKKQGPLEQDGSKVRSTPTISGPTIARRTSDLMMNSLGQTYDQTSRDVPDCPRVVSSVKDMAARFEQIKLQPAAKTEAEQKVPTKQNVNCVSPSPMLDAPQDAPQVEEPRPMKLSTENVASFTKTDGTSGQSIMNSSFESSSSQNSFISTTVPSNPIQTQQSGLNQAIMSMSLTLPHENGLPIDYPEDDISEVAMQNTIQNTTILPSEEDIAPRKVKRRIGKKKSVSFCDQVVLVATAEDDEKDSYIPNPILERVLRSAMNKPETAQVLREIRSLQEAEMNRENCTGTKFQQQTLPLKSEADSVPATPYQDQLRSVNPIPIPDTMKPTFGRQNSNESVGSLSDKKLCGPFINEGQDVVRETYTGLPNVTKPPTSYSPQLQQQIRYSQNGYMPYLQSQSTYPQAQTSHPRNQGIPLSQTQKPASPYPTQIHGQYVQNNVQQPKPMCQKNTYQTYYQLEQQHNQMNKQMSQQQQPNINQRITNHNASPITVQHSQQQFAYPPTQSPSPYQNQYSHSSYQGYPYQSVPQQNRINQPLPQYQPPPNPPNSYQQQQNMQNYQQRHDNYQRPPQKSDQQNILAPNQTYPNALQNGQIQSNMKYPTYQHPPVSKQSKQMHFVSAGKGNATVAQSASSLQKPVGGAARTAPCHLCRKKQVTEPAIYCSDCDFYMSRFRPKN; encoded by the exons GACCTGTTCTCGCAGCTGCAGTTTTCGCAAGAGAGCGCGCTGCCGCCAGACACGCTGCGCCGCGCTCTGGCCAAGAGCTTTCTCGACCAGCAAAGGTTCCAGCTGGGATTCATGGACGACGCGGCTGAATGTTTC GAAAACATTCTTCTGCGAATACACCTTCACATCGCCAGCGGGGAGGCGGAAGACATGTGCAGCGCGAGACACTGCGTGCCGCACCAGAAGTTCGCCATGACGCTGGTCGAGCAAAGCGTCTGCGGTGCTTGCGGAGCCACCTCGGAGCCTCTGCCTTTTACACAG ATGGTTCACTACGTGTCGGCGTCAGCGCTGACCTCGCAGGCTCGACAAACCCCTCCAAACTCCCGAAACAGCCCCGATCTTTTTGGTCAGCTGCTTCGAAAGGCTGGCGGCATGGGTGACATCAGAGATTGTCCA AGCTCCTGCGGCGCAAAAATTCAAATCTGCCGGACCCTGATGAACCGACCGGAAATCGTTTCCGTGGGGGTCGTATGGGACAGCGAGCGGCCATCGTTGGAGCACATCATGGACGTTTTCGCGACCGTGGGAACGTCCCTCAGACTGAGCGACGTTTTCCACAGCGTGGTGGACTCCCGATGGGGTGCCTCGACTGTGCACAACCTCGTAGGAGTCGTCACGTATTACGGGAAACACTACTCCACCTTCTTTTTCCACACCAAACTGAAG TTGTGGATTTACTTCGACGATGCCACCGTGAAGGAAATCGGTCCACGCTGGGAACAGGTGGTGGAGAAGTGTCGAAGGGGTAGATATCAACCGTTGCTGTTATTGTACGCAACCCCTGGTGGAACGCCAGTGAACACGGAGAATGCACCGAAGACCGTGACTCCATTTCCGAACGGGAACGGGCTGAAGACACCCCCGAAGAATAACGTTCGACGATCGATCACGCCCAGCCCGGAAAAACCATCGATCAACAGCACAGCGAGACGTGCCATCACGCCCAATCCCGACAGCCCCCCTCACTCTTACACGCAGCGCAGGATTTACAGCGACTATCAGAATCTGACCGATATCCAGAACAATATCTTTGCGAATCAG GGCGTTGACACCGTCGACGGAGAGGCAGAATCAAAGTACATCAGCCGACGAGCCGTCGAGAACGTGATGCAACAGCAGAAGAAGCAACAAATGCAGTTGACGCGCAGCCTGAGCGCTGGATCGACGCCACAGGACGCCATCAGTATCCCGGATCACTTGAACGTGCCGCGAAGGCGAGACTCCGGAAACTGGTCGGGTGATCGAAACAGCGCGTCCTCGAGTTCCTCGACCACGATGGACAATCCGTATCTGTACATCGTGAATAAGATGCAGAGGAATTCAGGAGTGCCGAAAAGTCCGACCAGCAAGTCTGGAGAACTGTCGAGCAGCAGCAGCGGCCATTACGATGCTGGATACGATTCGTATTCTTTGTCCTCCACGGACAGCCTTCCGCTTCAGCAAGGTCTGAAGCATAATCTGCAG CTTGCCCAGATCCCGGAAGGCTACCAAGCTTCCTCAGGCGACGACTGCGAACGCCTCTGCAAGGAGACCGACGCGTTGCTGGACAAGTCTCGAGCGGCTGAGGACGCTGGCGATCTTAGCACCGCGGTCGCTTTGTGCAGCGCGGCAAGCAGCAAGGCCAGAGCCGCCATGGACGCGCCGTACAACAATCCTCACACGATCACCATCGCGAGGATGAAGCACAACACTTGCGTGATGAGGACTCGCAGTTTGCACAGAAGAATGCTGCAGGAGCAGGCGACAGCTAACGGCGAGAAAGAAG AAGGCGCGCCTGAGGGAAGACACTCGCGAGAGAACAGCAAATCTGGTCAGCATTCGCGACAGAGTTCCCGGGACAAAGGAAACCATTCTAGGCAAAACAGTCGAGAGCTCCTGGTAAGTGCTCCAGCTACAACCTCTGACAAGCCTACCACGAAGAGCATCGAAATCTACGCGACGCTACCGAAGAAGAAGACTCTGCGCAGCAAAGCAACAGCGGTGAACgtgatcgaagacgaggaatacatgttgtACGATCGACCTATGCAGAGGACCGGGCTATTCAGTCGCACGAAGCGTTGCGACGACGATAAGAAGGACAAGAAACGGGCTCGCAGCGAGGAGAGGAACAAGAACATCTCTAAAGACTTCTCCATCGCTCCCTCCCGATCGTCACCCTCGCCAAAGGGAGCCAAGGTGGAGAAGACGAAGGAGAATTTGGACACGGTTACGAGCAACACGCGAAACTCTCAATCGAGCAACACCAACGGAGAGCAGAAGCAGGGGAAGAAGCAGCATAAAATTCGCAGGAAACTGTTAATGGGCGGGCTAATTAAGAGGAAGAACAGAAGTATGCCGGATCTGCGGGAAGGGCAGGACGGACAGGCGAACGCCAGCGTGGAGGGAGCCTCCAACACCTTGCCAAAGCAGTCAGTGGACGATTCCAGCGTCGGTTTGAAGGGTAACGAAGTGTGCCAGTCTCTGAGCGGTTACCTGTCAGAGGGGCACTTGGAGTTCACCGGGAACAGCAACGGTAGCCCTGGGAACACGAGCAATCCAAACCTGGAGAGAAGTCGTCTGATGAGGAAGAGCTTCCACGGCAGCGCGGGCAAAGTGTTACACGTGGCGAAGGTCCCACCGCCTCCTCCGCTCAGGACCACTTCTCAGCTTAGCAAGTCTAAGTGTTCGGGCGAAGTGCACAACGAGCAGCAGTCCGAGAAATCCGCGTACCCCGCGTCTGAGAGCCAGTGCGCGTCGAATCCGCCTCAGGAGCAGAACGGGAACTACTGGAATCACATGAACGCGACCAATTCGTCAGCCAATGCCACAAGAGCCGCGAATTACGCCGACTACTCGTCCGAGTCTCACTCGCTTCCGTTCTTGCCCACGTACAGTATGGAACAGAACAGCGGCAACGCGTCCTCCTCGTGCCCATCGAATTACAATAGCAAGCCTAGGATCCAGGACGACGTGGTGCAGTACGCTAACGGGATCCTGTACGAGCCAACCTTCGTGGTGACTCGAGCTGACGTGCACAACGAGCAAAGCCCAGTCAAACAGCCGACCCAAGTCGACTCCTTGCCTCCGTATCCTGAGAACGGGAACGTTTCTCATTCGAGGCAACCCAGCGAGGACTTCCCGCCTCCACCTTATCCATCTATTCACTCTGTATCTCACTCGAGGCAAGCCAGCGAGGATTTtccaccaccgccaccgccgaTCGACGAGACCTCTAATCACGTTCAGGATAGCCAACAGCAGTATCAATATCAGTATCAACAGCAGCAGTATCAGCAACAAtatcaacagcaacaacaacaacaacagtcgcagcagcagcagcaacagacgAATGCAGCGATGCAACAACGTCAGCAACAGTTGGACAGTCAACATATCAGCACTTTATTGTCGCAGCTGCAGATGAAGAGAGATCAAATTTTGACTTCGGAAGGTGCGAGGGAAGAGAAGAGGCCTGAGGATCAGGAAGGGGAAGAGAAGTCATCCGGGGAAACTTGGTTGCGCGAGTTACAGGCGAAACAGGCGGAAAGGAGGATGAAGAAACAGGGTCCTCTTGAACAGGACGGTTCGAAGGTCAGATCCACGCCTACGATTTCAGGGCCAACGATCGCACGGAGGACGAGCGATTTGATGATGAACAGCCTCGGTCAGACTTACGATCAGACTAGTCGCGACGTGCCTGATTGTCCAAGAGTTGTTTCCTCCGTGAAAGACATGGCGGCTAGGTTCGAGCAGATTAAACTGCAACCAGCCGCGAAAACGGAAGCCGAGCAGAAGGTTCCAACGAAGCAAAACGTCAACTGCGTTTCGCCCTCTCCAATGTTGGACGCTCCTCAGGACGCTCCACAAGTGGAAGAACCAAGACCAATGAAGCTGTCCACGGAAAATGTGGCGAGCTTTACGAAAACCGACGGTACGTCGGGTCAGTCGATCATGAATTCCAGCTTTGAGTCTAGCTCGAGCCAGAATAGCTTCATTTCGACCACGGTACCGAGCAATCCCATACAGACGCAGCAAAGTGGACTAAACCAAGCGATCATGTCGATGTCTCTGACATTACCACACGAGAACGGTTTGCCTATCGATTATCCTGAGGACGATATAAGCGAAGTTGCTATGCAGAATACTATACAGAACACGACGATCCTGCCAAGCGAAGAGGACATCGCACCGAGGAAGGTGAAACGACGAATAGGGAAGAAAAAGAGCGTGTCTTTCTGCGACCAAGTTGTTCTGGTCGCCACTGCCGAGGACGACGAGAAAGACTCTTATATACCCAATCCAATCCTCGAGAGGGTTCTACGATCAGCCATGAACAAACCAGAAACTGCTCAAGTTCTTCGAGAGATTAGGAGTCTGCAGGAGGCAGAGATGAATCGAGAGAATTGCACTGGTACCAAGTTTCAACAGCAAACTCTTCCGCTGAAAAGCGAAGCTGATAGCGTCCCTGCGACTCCGTATCAAGATCAGCTGAGAAGCGTGAACCCGATACCCATCCCAGACACCATGAAACCCACGTTCGGTAGGCAAAACTCGAACGAGTCGGTAGGCTCGCTGTCAGACAAGAAGTTGTGCGGTCCGTTCATTAACGAAGGACAAGATGTCGTTAGAGAAACGTACACTGGACTCCCTAATGTTACCAAACCACCAACATCGTACTCTCCTCAACTTCAACAGCAGATAAGGTATTCTCAAAACGGTTACATGCCGTACCTGCAATCCCAGTCGACGTACCCTCAAGCACAGACGTCTCATCCAAGAAACCAAGGCATTCCACTGTCGCAGACCCAAAAACCAGCCAGCCCGTACCCCACTCAGATCCACGGACAGTACGTTCAGAACAACGTGCAGCAACCGAAACCAATGTGCCAGAAGAACACCTATCAGACGTACTATCAACTGGAGCAACAGCACAATCAGATGAACAAACAGATGTCCCAGCAACAACAGCCGAACATCAATCAGAGGATCACGAACCACAACGCGAGCCCCATAACCGTGCAACACTCGCAGCAACAATTCGCGTACCCTCCAACCCAGTCCCCCAGTCCTTATCAGAACCAATACAGCCACAGTTCCTATCAGGGTTACCCCTACCAATCGGTTCCTCAGCAGAATAGAATTAATCAACCGCTCCCGCAATATCAACCGCCACCCAACCCTCCAAACTCCTACCAGCAACAACAGAACATGCAGAATTATCAGCAGAGACACGACAACTATCAAAGGCCACCGCAGAAGTCAGACCAGCAGAACATCCTGGCGCCGAATCAGACGTATCCGAACGCGTTGCAGAATGGTCAGATCCAGTCGAACATGAAATACCCCACGTACCAGCATCCACCAGTGTCGAAGCAGAGCAAGCAGATGCATTTCGTGTCCGCTGGGAAGGGCAACGCGACGGTGGCCCAGTCAGCGTCGTCCCTTCAGAAGCCTGTTGGAGGCGCTGCGAGAACTGCTCCTTGCCATCTTTGCAGGAAGAAACAGGTCACGGAACCAGCTATCTACTGCTCGGATTGTGACTTCTACATGTCACGCTTCCGACCCAAGAACTGA